A part of Prevotella melaninogenica genomic DNA contains:
- a CDS encoding DUF4248 domain-containing protein — protein sequence MSEWLSAIGYTFHQRVFKPRQVPMIVETLGEP from the coding sequence TTGTCCGAGTGGCTTTCTGCAATCGGCTACACATTCCACCAGCGTGTCTTCAAACCACGACAAGTGCCAATGATTGTCGAGACTTTGGGCGAGCCGTGA